Within the Haloarcula sp. CBA1127 genome, the region CGCGGGCTGTAGTGCTCCCAGTGACGACCAGCAAGGGGACGGCGATACAGCCACGGATTCCGGGCAGACCGACGATGCAGCGACCGCTGTGACTGTCGAAACCGTCGTCGATGGGCTCGAATCCCCATGGAGCATCACCTCGCTGCCTGATAGCTCGCAATTGTTGGTCACAGAGCGCGTCGGCCGCGTGGTGCTGGTCGATTCTGGAGACGGAACAATCACGCCTGTCACTGGCGCACCGTCGGTGTACGCGAGCGGCCAGGGCGGGATGCTCGATACGGCGCTCCATCCCGACTTTCCGGACCCGGCGTGGGTGTATCTGACATATTCGAAGGCCAACGACAGCGGTGAGTCGGCCACACATCTGGGCCGTGGTCGCCTGAACGTGGCTGACGCGCAGTTCGAGGCGTTTGAACAACTGCACGTCGCAGAGCCGTTTGTCGACTCAGACGGACACTTCGGGTCTCGCGTCGTGTTCGGCCCGGACGAGTTGGTGTACATGACTGTTGGCGACAGACAGTTCAAGGACTTCGGGCCCGACCACGTCGCGCAGGACCGGACGAACGAACTCGGGACCACACTTCGGCTGACGCCCTCGGGTGAGATTCCCGAGACGAATCCGTTCACCGACGACCCGGACGCGGTCGATTCGATATTCAGCTACGGTCACCGCAACGCCCAGGGGATGACCGTCCACCCCGACACGGGAGCCATTTGGCAGGCCGAGTTCGGCGAGCAAGACGGCGACGAAATCAACATCGTCAAACGGGGCGCCAACTACGGCTGGCCGGTCGCCGACGAGGGCTGTACCTACGGCAGCGGCGACCCTATCGGCGTCAGCCACGCGGACCGGGACGATGTCGTGGCACCGGTCTATTCGTGGGACTGCGGATCAGGTGGGTTCCCGCCCAGCGGGACGACTTTCTACACCGGTGACGCCTTCCCGGAGTGGACCGGCGACTTGCTCGTCGGCGGGCTGGCATCGCAATACCTCGCCCGGTTCACCGTCGACGGGCGAACGGTCGAAGAAGCGACGCCCCTCCTCGACGACCGCGGGTGGCGCATCCGCGACGTGGTGGTCGAACCCGAAACCGGATCCGTCCTCGCTGCAATCGACTCGTCGGACGCACCTATCGTGCGACTCCATCCGACCTGAATCGGCCAAATCGGCGACAACTAGTGACCGGCGAACCGTCCACGGAATTCGAACGGGTGTCGGAGAGATACGTCAGATGTGAGCGGGGGCCGTTCTGATCCTATAGATCCATACAGATTCCTGTCAGGTAGACCCGGTTAGCGAGCCCCGTACCGCGTCATTTTTGCTTCTGAACGCGCTACACTGGCTGTGAATCAGACTGCGATTCTGCACGCCGCGTTCGGAGTACTGATCGTCGCAGGGTTCCTCGTTTCGGCACCACTGAGCTATGGCCTGTACGGGCTGGGAGCTGCCTGTTTCATCGCCGGCATCGTACTTGCACGGCGGGATAGCGACGGATCGGAAACTGCCGATAGCGTCTGATATCGGGAACGCGACATGGGGTCCGGTATCAGGATAAGGCAGAGTGGTTTGCGGGGCTGTACTGCTCTACCGATATGAACGCCTGTGAGGGTAGTCGCCGTCGGGAGTCTCGGCTTCCTCGGTGGAACTGAGCGGTTCCTTGGGCTTGATTGGGTCGCCCGATTCGAGTCCCTTTTCGGCGAGTGCATACCCCCCCATGACCCCGATGATGAGTCGGTTGGCCAGCCCACTGGTGATTGAAGCGCTCCCTCTCGGGAGTAGCTATTATGGGGCTGACACCTGATGCCGAAGCATGGACCGGCGAACGCGGCGACGAGTAAGCCGAGGACGAGAAGCAGCGAGACCCTGAAAGTGATACTCTACATACCACTTCGAATGCAGGCATAATGGCCTGTTCATTTGTCACTGGCGTCTGCGGTCCGGTCTGGGTCAACCGCCCGGTTACTGTTGCCTGCGGTATCAGTCACACATTTCGTCGGCGGTTTTATTCGACAGGTGAAACTATCACTGTCATATGACTGATCAGCCTGTCGATGTCGAACCGGGGGGAGAGAACGTCGCCGGTGAGGCACCTGCCGAGGAGCCGGAATCCGTCACCGACGATGCAGTCGTTCACGACGACGACGTCGAACTCGAACGGACTATCGGGCTGGTCGGCGGGCTGGCAATCGGAATCGGAACGATGATCGGAGCCGGAATCTTCGTGTTTCCAGGGCTGGCGGCCGCCAACGCTGGGCTCGCAGCCACGCTCTCCTTTACGATTGGTGGCCTGATAGCGTTGCTTGTGGCGCTGCCGACCTCCGAACTCGCCACGGCGATGCCCCGGAGCGGTGGCGGATACTACTTCATCTCGCGGGGGATGGGGACGGCCTACGGCGCAATCGTCGGCCTCGGGCTGTGGCTGGGCCTGATGTTCGCCTCGGCGTTCTATTTGGTCGGGCTCGGTCACTACGCGAGCGCCGTGTTCGCCGAGCTCAACGTCGCGCTCCCGTTCAGCCCGGTCATCGGCATCGGGCTGTTGTTCGGGGTCGCACTGACTGCATTGAGTATCGGCGGCACGGAAAACACCGCGAAGATTCAGAACGTGGTGGTCGGTATCCTTCTCGTAGTGCTGACGGGCTTCCTTTCCTACGGTGTCCTCGACGCTGTGGGCGTATTTGGTGGCGGCACCGTGCCCGAGCAGTTCTTCTCGAAAGGATACATCCCAGTGTTGACGACCGCTGCCCTCGTGTTCACGTCGTATCTGGGGTTCGCTCAGGTCGCAACTGTCGCGGGTGAAATCAAACAGCCGGGTCGGAACCTCCCGCTGGCGATGGTCGGCTCGGTCCTGATCGTCACTGTCTTTTACGTTGTCACGATTTTCGTCGCGACCAGCGCGTTCGGTGCTGATCGCCTGGGGGAGTTCGGAGAGACTGCGATGGTCGAAGTCGCCCGTGAGTTCCTCGGGTTGCCCGGGGCGGTCGCGATTCTGGGTGCCGGTCTGTTGGCGACGTTTTCGAGCGCGAACGCGTCGATTCTCAGTGCCTCGCGGGCGGTGTACGCTCTGAGCCGCGATGCCTTGCTCCCCAGAAAGGCAAGCGAGGTCAACCTCCGGTACGGCACACCACACGTCGCACTGCTCTCTGCTGGCGGCCCGATTCTCGTCCTCATCGCGACTGGCCGGGTCGAACTCCTCGCCGAAGTCGCCTCGTTCCTCCACCTGATTATGTACGGGCTGATGTGTATCGCCCTGATCGTGTTGCGCCGTCGGAACCCGGAGTGGTACTCGCCGAGCTATCAGGTGCCGGGCTATCCGGTGGTCCCGGCCGTGGGCGCACTCGCGAGTTTCGGACTGATCGTCTTCATGCAGCCCGCGTCAATCGGTATCGGCATCGTGGTCATGCTCGCCTCGTATCTCTGGTATCGTTATTACGCTGGGGACGTGACACTCAAAGGAGACATCTGATTATGACGGACCGACCATCGATACTCGTCCCGCTCCGCGTGCTCGAAGGGGAATCGGTCCCCGAGGGTGTCCCCGAACTTCTCGCACACGCCCACGTGGTCCTGCTGGGGTATCACGTCATCCCGGAACAGACTGCTCCCGGACAGGCGCGGATGCAGTTCGAGGACCGGGCCACGGAACGGCTTGATGACTACGAGGAGATGTTTGAGGAAGCCGGAGCCACCGTCGAGCGGCGACTCGTGTTCACCCACGACGGCCAGAAGACCATCGACCGCATGATTGCTGAGCACGACTGCATGGCTGTCCTCGTTCCGAACGCGACGGGGCCGGTCGAAGACGTGCTGGTCCCAGTCCGCGGGGCCATCGGGGTTGACCGCCTTGCCCGTGTCGTCGCGAGTGTGTTCGGAGAGATGGACGCCGACGTGACGTTGTATCACGTTGCCGATGAGGACACGACGGACGACGACATTCAGACACTGCTCGGCGGGCTGGCGGACCGGCTGGCGGAATTCGGCATGGACCCCTCGACTATCGAGACGCGGATCGACCGCGACCGGAACCCCCTTGACGCAATTGTGGACGTAGCTAATTCGTTTGACACGGTCGTGATGGGTGAAACCGACCCGTCGCTGGCGACGTTCGTGTTCGGGATGCCAGCCAATCAAGTCGCAAACCGATTTCTTGGGCCTGTGTTCGTCGCCCAGCGTGAACGCCCTTCAGCGGACGAAGACGAGTAACACAGCCTGATCCAGCAGCTGGTCGGCTGGATAGCTGTCGGTGTCCGCGCTCCTGTCATGCCCTCAGTGCCCCACCGCCCACGGATAGCCACCCGTCGCCGCGTGGGCGTGGTCGTGTTCACCGTCCGCTGTGCGCTCGTCTGCGCTGGTTCGCACAACGTCGTCGACCCGAAGGATCTGCGTCACAACGGCGACTGCTCGTTGTAGTGCACTCCTGAACACCGTGGACGGTTCCAGAATACCCGCGTCAATCATGTCGCGGGGATGGCCATCGGGGCCGACACCGACCGTTCCCGATCCGTTGTAGTGTCGCTGTTTTATCGCTGTTAGCGTACCCAGTGGGTCCGTGCCCGCGTTCGTGGCCAGTGTGCGCGGAATCGCTTCCAGCGCGGCGCTAAACCCGTCGAAGACAAGCTGGGTCCGGTCCGATATCCTGCGGGACAGCGTGGAGAGATCCATTGCCAGGCCGGTCGGCACCGCACCGCCGCCCGGAACGAGCGCGCCGTCATCGAGTGTGACACGAGTAACATCGATACAGTCAGCGACGATACGGCGGACTTCCTCTGCGACGTGATTTGAGCGGAACTCACCGGAGAGTACGCGGTACACAGTGCCCCGGTAACACGTGATGAGAATGCCAATGTGCGCCTCGCCTCAGTTCACCGGCGTCTGACCGGGTCCGGAAACTGTCTCTTTCACTGTGCTGTGGTTTTGCTCATTCCCACAGTCAGAAACCACGCGAAAGCAGTCGAACGACGGTTTACGAGAATCACACCAGATTCTCCAAATATTTGAGGGCACAAGTACTGCGTATGCGCCGACGGACGCTTCTCAAATCGACGGGTGCGGTTGGAACAATTGTTGGAGTCGCCGGCTGTCTTGGCGGTGGTCGCTTCGGCGATTCGAATCCTAACGTCGTCCTCGAAGAGCCCGACCGGGAGTTCGAGAGCAGCGACCTTCCGTATCCCGCATGGGGGGAACAGATTCCCGACGTGCGTGTCGCCACACCGACCGCATCCCGCGAGGTTCGACTGCGCGATATTGAAACGCCGACGCTCCTCACGTTCTTCTATAGTCACTGCCAGACGGTGTGTCCAGTTCTCATCTCGACGCAGCGAAACATTCAGAGCCACGCACAGAACAACGGCTACGCCGCTGGCGTCCGGTTCCTCCCGATGACGTTCGACCCCGCCCGTGATACCGCAGAACGGCTCGGAGTGTACGCTGACAAGATGAACGTCGATGCCGACAGCGAAAGCTGGCAGTTCCTTCGACCGGCGTCGAAGCAGCGGGCGAAGGCTGTCATACAGGACCAGTTCGGGGTTATGTTCCAGCGAACTGAACCCGAGGATATGGATATGTATATGTTCACGCACACAGCACTGACGCTTCTGGTCAACGCTGATGGGTACGTCGAGCGTGCCTACCGCTCGAAGTCACCGGACGAAGGCACAATCATTGCTGACCTGGAAACGGTGAGAACCGCGTGAACCGCCGGCAGGTCGTTGCGGCGATGACCGGGCTCGGCCTCACCGGCGGAAGTCTCTGGGTTGCCCAGAATGGGTTATCGGGTATCCAACCGCGGGACACAGACCAGCTTCCGGTTCGCGTTGAGACGCTCGATGCACGCGGCTCGTCGGCAGGCGAAACAGCCGTGCCGACGCCGGGAACCGTCACGGTAGTCGACCTCTTCGCTACGTGGTGTGCACCCTGTGACGACCAGCTCCGGATACTAAACGCGATGCAGCCCGAGTACGCTGACGTGTCGTTCGTCTCAGTGACGAACGAGCGGCCCAGCGAGACATTAACGAGGGCTGACATCAGCGAGTGGTGGAACCGGAACGGCGGTGCCTGGACTGTCGGCCTTGACCCCGGCAGCGAGTTGCTGGCGGCACTTGGGGCGGACGGACTCCCGTACATCGCGATTACTGACGAAAGCGGGACCGTCCAGTTCGGCCACAGTGGGCTTGCCGGGGAAGAGACGCTTCGAGACGAACTCGACGCACTGGTGTGAGATGGCCGGAGCTGCCGTACTCGGGACACTTGCATTCGCCGCGGGCGCAGGCATCACGACGTTTTTCGCGCCGTGTGCGTTCCCGCTTCTCCCGGGGTACATCGGGTACTACATGAACGAGAGCGATCGGGATGTCGGTATGCTACCACCTGCCACTGCCGCTGCTGGCGGGGCGCTTGTCGCGCTTACCCTCGTCGCGCTGCTCGTCCTCGCACTCGGGCAGCCACTGAAAAACGCACTCCCGATGCTCGAACCGGTGATCGGACTCGGTCTGATCGCGTTCGGCGTCGTGATGCTCCTGAACAGGGAGCCCGAACTCCGCGTCCCGTTACCAGCACGACCGGCATCCGTAACCGGATTCGGTGTGTTCGGGGCTGTGTACGCGGTCGCTGCAGCGGGCTGTGTCGTGCCGCTGTTCTTCGGTGTGGTCTCCCAGGCTCTCGCATTGCCAGTCCGCGCAAGCGTTCTCGTACTGGCGGTGTACGCGCTCGGGGTCGCGCTTCCGCTCGTGGGTGTGACACTCCTTGCGGGCGTTGGAATCAGTCTCTGGCGCACCTTCGGAAAGTACCTGCAACGGATACACCAGATCGCAGCCGTCGTGATGATACTCGCCGGCGGCGGACAGATTTACCTCGCAGTGTTCGAACTCGGCGTGGTGTAGTTTCAATCGAGCGGCGGCTGGCTCCTCGCGGACAACTGCCTGTTCGCTGTTCCTCCCATCGACAGCGACAGACCAACGATGTGGCTACGAACACTTCGATACAGAACGGTGACGCTGTCTGGGTGTGCGTGGTACCGACGCAAGCTACAGTGGGTTGCGTCGCTCATCGGCACGTAGGAATAGGTATGAATGGTGGCGGCGAACCGGATTTCCCAGAGGCTCGCGCACTCCAGTACTCCCCGGAACGCTGGCGGGCTTATCTTCCGTGTTCGGGATGGGTACGGGAGGCAACCCCGCCGCTGTGGCCGCCTGTATGATATTTCTCTTGGCCACACTTATAAGCGTAGCTACTTGGAGACAAGAACTACCCGAACGTAGTTCGGCCGCTTAATAGCACAGCATCGAAGGCCGCACGATATGACTCGGTTTGGCGCTCTGTTTCAGAGTCCTGACCCGCCGACCATGATCGGCGGTGTCGGAGAGATTTGGGGTTTCGCTACGATCCTGGCGGGTACAGAACGCAGCTAGCCGCTCACTCAAACCGGCCGTTGAAGACGATTTTGTCCAGCGGCTTCCGACTGCTCGGCTCTTCTCGCTCTTTCAGGTCGTCAGGTAGCGTCTCGGGGTCGGCGCGCTCACCGACAGCGACCATCGCTTCGGCGTCGAATTCGTCTTCGGGGACGCCCAGAGTGTCGTGAATTCGGTCCCAGTCGAAGCCTGCCATTGGATGAACAGCCAGATCGCGCCGAGTGCCTTCGAGAGCGAGATTCTGCCACGCAGCGCCGGTATCGAAAGAGCGCGTCACAGCAGGTTCGCCGTTGTGGTCGAGTGTGACCTTCGAGAAGACGGCGATAAGTGCGCCGGCGTCGCGTGCCCAGGAGCGGTTGGCTTCGTTCAGCAGACCGAGGAAGGCGTCCCACTCGTCGTCTTCGCGGGTGGCGTAAACAAACCGCCAGTGCTGATTGTTGAACGCGGACGGGGCCCAGCGTGCGGCTTCAAACAACGAATGGAGGTCATCGTTAGCGAGCGAGTCACCAGTCATCGCACGCGGTGACCAGCGATTGACAAAGAGCGGGTCGACGTTGTGGACCGGGTCACGGTGTTGAGCAACTTCGTCGTCAAGATTGTGGCCGATATTCGTCTGCGACATTATATATCGTCGTTCGGTTCCCACGCTTATGTACTTCTGGCAACATAAATACAATCAGGTGACATCGATGTTATCTTCGGGTAATTATCAAAGGATATGGCATGAGATAGCACAGATCTATACAGCCGATTAAACCAGGGCGCGACCGCTATCGTATATTCCAAATGGACACATCAGAATCAGTTTACTCGGATCAGAATCGAGGATTGCGTTTGAATTGCGACTATACCCAGAGAGCTGATCAGCGACCAGACGAAGGGACGCCGAGTGAGACGCCGGCAAGGAAGATTGGCAGGCCACCGATCGCAACAGCGGCAGCGCTGGCCGTTGCCACGGGAATGAAAAGCACGCCCAGCCCAAACGGCGCAGGCAGTATTGGGAGGACCGGCAGCATCGACAGCACGAACCCGATGGCGGCCGTCTTCATCGCCAGCCGGCGGTTCCCGTGGCCGACTGCGTACCCGGCCGGGAGAAGCACAAACGCAGGTCCAAGAACCAACAGCGTTGACACCGGGAACGTGAACCCATCTCCGACAACCATCGGCGCCGCCGCTATCGTCACTCCGAGCGCGATGCCCGCGCCGACTACTGCGCCGCCAACGACCGCCCGATAGCTTGTGCGCTCACGGACACGCTGCTGAGAAAGGGCTATTCCACACACGAACAGCGCGGTGCCACCGCCGAACAGCGGTGCTGCTGTGCCACCCAGCCGTATAACGCCCGCCGCTCCGAGAAGCGACAGGACAGCCGCCAGCGCGCCGACGCCGGCGAATACGATGCCCGCGGAGTCTCGGACTTGTTTCAAATCCCAATCAAGCCAGTCAACGCCCCCGGCAGCAGCGCCGATCAAGAGGGTAAACACCGCTGCGGGGAGCGTGATGTATGCGAGCGCCTTCATCGCCATCACGGGACCGAGAAGTGTTCCGACCGCGAGTAGACTCAACAGCGGCCCAATGGCCGTATTCTGGGGAACGAACGTCACAACACGCCCGTCGTTGAGTTCGGTCAGCGTCATCCGCTGTCCGTCGTCTGAGAGGGTTGCACCGTCGATGGACCTCCCGACCCGCATTCCATCGGGAGCCACGACGACAAGCCGGTCAGCACCGAGGCCATCGAGGTTTCGATAGCCGTAGGCTTCAGTAAACTCGCCAGTTCGGACCGTCCCACCGACGGACTGCTGGGCGAAGTCAGCCTCGCGGTAGCGTAGCGTTATGACGCCATCGCCGGAAACATTTGCGCTCAGGAGTTCGGTGTCCCACATCGCCCTGTCGGCGATAGCGGTCCGGAGGCTCTCGTTTGCTCGAAGCCGTGCAACACCTTCTGCGTTAGACAGACGATTGTGGACGACCCACGTCGCGCTTCCGTTGTTGTTGACGGCGACGGTTGCATTGCTGTGTGTGACAGTGACCGACACACCATGAGACTCGGCCGTCGATTCAAAGGTGTCTCCGCAGGCGTCACACAGCGGCCGCGGTGGGGGCGCTGCGCCAGCGGGCATGGCGATACAGAGGAGCGACGCACAGACCAGACAGAGGAGGGCAAGGTGGTGGAGTCGATGCGGGGCCATGTCGCATATCTATCCTGTCATGTGTTAAGAGATATCGATTACTCAAACAACGATTATACCAACACGGACAGCAGGTGACACTTCGGCCAATACATATCTGACAAGTATACCGCTCACTACATATCGCGTCCGCTATGCCGGCCGGAGTCAACTTTCGGCGGTATCAATGTGGTTACTGAGCGGAGCCCACGCCGTCACTGCTTCGTCGAGTACCCCTGACGCACACTCCACCACATTGGGAGACGTACAGTGGATACTGTCGAATCCGCTATCGCGTTCGCGGTCGCTGGTCAGAAACGCGGTCTCGCCGTCGATGAGGCTGATACTGTAGGGCACAGATTCGTCAACTTAGATGCACGTATTTGTGAACCCGCTGTCAGATAATCTGGGATGTTCTTATTTAGTATAACAGCTTATACGGACAGAACTACGATAGTGGAAAGAACTCCGTGACAGCAATCGAGATCGAATCACTCCGGAAGTCCTACGGCGACGTAACCGCGATAGCAGACCTCTCGCTCAGCATCGACGATGGTGAGTTTTTCGGACTGCTCGGGCCGAACGGCGCCGGCAAGACCACGACGATGGAGATC harbors:
- a CDS encoding nitroreductase family protein, which codes for MSQTNIGHNLDDEVAQHRDPVHNVDPLFVNRWSPRAMTGDSLANDDLHSLFEAARWAPSAFNNQHWRFVYATREDDEWDAFLGLLNEANRSWARDAGALIAVFSKVTLDHNGEPAVTRSFDTGAAWQNLALEGTRRDLAVHPMAGFDWDRIHDTLGVPEDEFDAEAMVAVGERADPETLPDDLKEREEPSSRKPLDKIVFNGRFE
- a CDS encoding DUF202 domain-containing protein; the encoded protein is MFASERATLAVNQTAILHAAFGVLIVAGFLVSAPLSYGLYGLGAACFIAGIVLARRDSDGSETADSV
- a CDS encoding PQQ-dependent sugar dehydrogenase, whose amino-acid sequence is MDRRTFLAASGLSVAGTLAGCSAPSDDQQGDGDTATDSGQTDDAATAVTVETVVDGLESPWSITSLPDSSQLLVTERVGRVVLVDSGDGTITPVTGAPSVYASGQGGMLDTALHPDFPDPAWVYLTYSKANDSGESATHLGRGRLNVADAQFEAFEQLHVAEPFVDSDGHFGSRVVFGPDELVYMTVGDRQFKDFGPDHVAQDRTNELGTTLRLTPSGEIPETNPFTDDPDAVDSIFSYGHRNAQGMTVHPDTGAIWQAEFGEQDGDEINIVKRGANYGWPVADEGCTYGSGDPIGVSHADRDDVVAPVYSWDCGSGGFPPSGTTFYTGDAFPEWTGDLLVGGLASQYLARFTVDGRTVEEATPLLDDRGWRIRDVVVEPETGSVLAAIDSSDAPIVRLHPT
- a CDS encoding TCP-1/cpn60 chaperonin family protein, with product MYRVLSGEFRSNHVAEEVRRIVADCIDVTRVTLDDGALVPGGGAVPTGLAMDLSTLSRRISDRTQLVFDGFSAALEAIPRTLATNAGTDPLGTLTAIKQRHYNGSGTVGVGPDGHPRDMIDAGILEPSTVFRSALQRAVAVVTQILRVDDVVRTSADERTADGEHDHAHAATGGYPWAVGH
- a CDS encoding SCO family protein, whose protein sequence is MRRRTLLKSTGAVGTIVGVAGCLGGGRFGDSNPNVVLEEPDREFESSDLPYPAWGEQIPDVRVATPTASREVRLRDIETPTLLTFFYSHCQTVCPVLISTQRNIQSHAQNNGYAAGVRFLPMTFDPARDTAERLGVYADKMNVDADSESWQFLRPASKQRAKAVIQDQFGVMFQRTEPEDMDMYMFTHTALTLLVNADGYVERAYRSKSPDEGTIIADLETVRTA
- a CDS encoding TlpA disulfide reductase family protein, with the translated sequence MNRRQVVAAMTGLGLTGGSLWVAQNGLSGIQPRDTDQLPVRVETLDARGSSAGETAVPTPGTVTVVDLFATWCAPCDDQLRILNAMQPEYADVSFVSVTNERPSETLTRADISEWWNRNGGAWTVGLDPGSELLAALGADGLPYIAITDESGTVQFGHSGLAGEETLRDELDALV
- a CDS encoding cytochrome c biogenesis protein CcdA, with the translated sequence MAGAAVLGTLAFAAGAGITTFFAPCAFPLLPGYIGYYMNESDRDVGMLPPATAAAGGALVALTLVALLVLALGQPLKNALPMLEPVIGLGLIAFGVVMLLNREPELRVPLPARPASVTGFGVFGAVYAVAAAGCVVPLFFGVVSQALALPVRASVLVLAVYALGVALPLVGVTLLAGVGISLWRTFGKYLQRIHQIAAVVMILAGGGQIYLAVFELGVV
- a CDS encoding universal stress protein, yielding MTDRPSILVPLRVLEGESVPEGVPELLAHAHVVLLGYHVIPEQTAPGQARMQFEDRATERLDDYEEMFEEAGATVERRLVFTHDGQKTIDRMIAEHDCMAVLVPNATGPVEDVLVPVRGAIGVDRLARVVASVFGEMDADVTLYHVADEDTTDDDIQTLLGGLADRLAEFGMDPSTIETRIDRDRNPLDAIVDVANSFDTVVMGETDPSLATFVFGMPANQVANRFLGPVFVAQRERPSADEDE
- a CDS encoding APC family permease, yielding MTDQPVDVEPGGENVAGEAPAEEPESVTDDAVVHDDDVELERTIGLVGGLAIGIGTMIGAGIFVFPGLAAANAGLAATLSFTIGGLIALLVALPTSELATAMPRSGGGYYFISRGMGTAYGAIVGLGLWLGLMFASAFYLVGLGHYASAVFAELNVALPFSPVIGIGLLFGVALTALSIGGTENTAKIQNVVVGILLVVLTGFLSYGVLDAVGVFGGGTVPEQFFSKGYIPVLTTAALVFTSYLGFAQVATVAGEIKQPGRNLPLAMVGSVLIVTVFYVVTIFVATSAFGADRLGEFGETAMVEVAREFLGLPGAVAILGAGLLATFSSANASILSASRAVYALSRDALLPRKASEVNLRYGTPHVALLSAGGPILVLIATGRVELLAEVASFLHLIMYGLMCIALIVLRRRNPEWYSPSYQVPGYPVVPAVGALASFGLIVFMQPASIGIGIVVMLASYLWYRYYAGDVTLKGDI